A single Acidobacteriota bacterium DNA region contains:
- a CDS encoding rod shape-determining protein, with protein MKFRSLFSFFSNDLAIDLGTANTVVYAKNKGIVLNEPSIVAINKLTNRVEAVGREAKEMLGRTPGNIVAIRPMKDGVIADFDTTEQMLKYFIKKAHNREHLVSPRVVIGVPSEITQVEKRAVRESAFRAKVNEVYLVEEPMAAAIGAGLPITEPSGSMIVDIGGGTTDIAVISLSGIVYSRTIKVAGDEMDEAIIQYIKRRHNLLIGERTSEQIKMQVGSAYPLEKPISMTIKGRNLIDGIPKNLEITDEEIREALSDCTATILNALRVALERTPPELSADIVDRGIMLTGGGALLKNLDRRIMEETKLPVFIADNPLFSVALGTGKMLSDFNLLKKVASQ; from the coding sequence ATGAAATTTCGATCGCTCTTCAGCTTCTTCTCCAACGATCTGGCCATAGACCTGGGCACCGCGAACACGGTCGTTTACGCCAAGAACAAGGGGATCGTCCTCAACGAGCCGTCCATCGTCGCCATCAACAAGCTGACCAACCGCGTCGAGGCGGTCGGGCGCGAGGCCAAGGAGATGCTGGGCCGCACGCCCGGGAACATCGTGGCCATCCGCCCCATGAAGGACGGGGTCATCGCCGACTTCGACACCACCGAGCAGATGCTCAAGTACTTCATCAAGAAAGCGCACAACCGCGAGCACCTGGTCAGCCCCCGCGTCGTGATCGGGGTCCCGTCGGAGATCACCCAGGTGGAGAAGCGGGCCGTTCGCGAGTCGGCTTTCCGCGCCAAGGTCAACGAGGTCTACCTGGTGGAGGAGCCCATGGCGGCAGCCATCGGGGCGGGCCTGCCCATCACCGAGCCTTCCGGCAGCATGATCGTCGACATCGGCGGCGGGACCACCGACATCGCCGTCATCAGCCTGAGCGGCATCGTCTACAGCCGGACCATCAAGGTGGCCGGCGACGAGATGGACGAGGCCATCATCCAGTACATCAAGCGCCGGCACAACCTGCTCATCGGCGAGCGGACCTCCGAGCAGATCAAGATGCAGGTGGGGTCCGCCTATCCTCTCGAAAAGCCGATCTCCATGACCATCAAGGGACGGAATCTCATCGACGGCATCCCCAAGAACCTGGAGATCACGGACGAGGAGATCCGGGAGGCGCTTTCCGACTGCACGGCCACCATCCTCAACGCCCTGCGGGTCGCCCTCGAGCGTACCCCGCCCGAACTCTCCGCCGACATCGTGGACCGGGGCATCATGCTCACGGGGGGAGGCGCACTCCTGAAGAACCTGGACCGGCGGATCATGGAGGAGACCAAGCTCCCCGTCTTCATCGCCGACAACCCCCTGTTCAGCGTGGCGTTGGGAACCGGCAAAATGCTCAGCGACTTCAACCTCCTGAAGAAAGTCGCCTCCCAGTGA
- a CDS encoding GGDEF domain-containing protein: MHPRKPPLDFFYVYESTPPELPVGPAPFHAPHLIERGDLFLPRLPYHPECRLALIPYQTPVDGLGERVRRIFPNARLVTYSTVASREIEEASARNHFSLHVYLPLSASLLDCLYRNLVGPGLRPKPAWHAPYAVIDGGRDGLRNLSLKEDYHRVCHEFAHLAKSLLNCDLLFLFLENRKTRRMELAYSDRDGATAGFEPTRIFPGLTLAEDPDCEATFVLIPDMYPEPGADPGRICAVQPSLAYAFRHRSGAGFLVAVNKTPTKCLRTPEPEQMRAVCLTFIQIDRNVRACDEARRLAIVDDLTSLFNFRFLRRYLATEIRCCAGEEKNLSILFIDIDNFKRVNDTYGHIAGSAVLCEMGNIFRRTVRNADMIARYGGDEFVIVFPGLVLEDAFVIGERLRHIVEKAEFHGDAGLNMQLTISIGVAAYPANARSAETLLKRADAAMYAAKEAGKNKIVTAGQ; the protein is encoded by the coding sequence ATGCACCCCCGGAAGCCTCCCCTCGATTTTTTCTACGTTTACGAGAGCACGCCGCCGGAACTCCCGGTCGGCCCCGCACCCTTTCACGCCCCGCACCTGATCGAGCGGGGGGACCTCTTCCTCCCCAGGCTCCCGTACCACCCCGAGTGCCGCCTCGCGCTCATCCCCTACCAAACCCCCGTGGACGGCCTGGGGGAGAGGGTCCGGCGGATTTTCCCCAACGCCCGGCTGGTGACCTATTCCACCGTGGCCTCCCGGGAGATCGAAGAGGCCTCCGCGCGCAACCACTTCTCACTGCACGTCTACCTCCCCCTCTCCGCCTCCCTGCTGGACTGCCTGTACCGGAACCTGGTCGGTCCGGGGCTGCGGCCGAAACCGGCCTGGCACGCCCCGTACGCCGTCATCGACGGGGGGCGCGACGGGCTTCGGAACCTGTCCCTCAAGGAAGACTACCACCGGGTTTGCCACGAGTTCGCCCACCTGGCCAAGTCGCTGCTCAACTGTGACCTTCTCTTCCTGTTCCTGGAAAACCGGAAGACCCGCCGGATGGAACTCGCCTACTCCGATCGCGACGGTGCGACCGCGGGGTTCGAGCCCACCCGGATCTTCCCCGGCCTGACCCTCGCGGAAGACCCCGATTGCGAGGCCACTTTCGTCCTGATCCCCGACATGTACCCCGAGCCCGGGGCCGATCCCGGCCGGATCTGCGCCGTCCAGCCAAGCCTCGCCTACGCCTTCCGTCACCGGTCCGGGGCCGGCTTCCTCGTGGCGGTCAACAAGACACCGACGAAGTGCCTTCGCACTCCCGAACCCGAGCAGATGCGGGCCGTCTGCCTCACCTTCATCCAGATCGACCGGAACGTGCGCGCGTGCGACGAAGCCCGGCGCCTCGCCATCGTCGACGACCTGACCAGCCTCTTCAACTTCCGGTTCCTCCGCCGGTACCTGGCCACCGAGATCCGCTGCTGCGCCGGCGAGGAGAAAAACCTGTCCATCCTGTTCATTGATATTGACAACTTCAAGCGCGTCAACGATACTTATGGGCACATCGCCGGAAGTGCAGTATTGTGCGAAATGGGAAACATTTTCCGAAGAACCGTGCGAAATGCCGACATGATCGCGCGGTACGGGGGGGACGAGTTCGTGATCGTCTTCCCCGGCCTGGTGCTGGAGGATGCCTTCGTCATCGGGGAGCGCCTCCGGCACATTGTCGAGAAAGCCGAGTTCCACGGGGATGCCGGCTTGAACATGCAGCTCACCATCAGCATCGGGGTCGCCGCATACCCGGCGAACGCCCGGTCGGCGGAGACGCTGCTCAAGCGGGCGGACGCCGCCATGTATGCCGCCAAAGAGGCCGGCAAGAACAAAATCGTGACAGCAGGGCAATAA
- a CDS encoding FecR domain-containing protein codes for MSPKEKKVSDYIEWTSISYSRLRPLIILGIAALLLVGVYFVAKYGFISAGKTVDTEKLARQEKRSAKFQNLYGDVRVKPAGSANWLSAELKMQVYPGDMVSTNFNSSCRITFFDGTVYDVKPNSMIYIQESHEDSATSRKSVSVELSKGGVDLSTSETTESKSKLQTKNTVADMGPNTVAQANLSGDNAETQVKIFQGRARVATRDGKQVLDLSRGEQASVRGAKIDKLPLPPSPQLVEPQNTEILTATRPEKFTVLLRWKSPVPNLRFKVFVATDPFFNSFVHFEEIPGKEYCLLKGLPFGTYYWKVIPVNAAGLEGGSQVTSSFKIRPKASDADSKVRFDILSVDVYGATILIRGRTEPYYQLLINNKLVMVDREGKFNHYVEDFDPGAEAVILRIQLKNESGILKEFLRKIPLR; via the coding sequence ATGTCACCAAAGGAAAAGAAAGTCTCCGATTACATCGAGTGGACCTCCATCTCCTACAGCCGGCTGCGTCCCCTGATCATCCTCGGGATCGCCGCCCTGCTGCTGGTGGGGGTGTATTTCGTCGCCAAGTACGGCTTCATCTCCGCCGGGAAGACCGTGGACACGGAAAAGCTGGCCCGGCAGGAGAAGCGCTCCGCCAAGTTCCAGAACCTTTACGGCGACGTCCGGGTGAAGCCGGCGGGGTCCGCCAACTGGCTCTCCGCCGAGCTGAAGATGCAGGTCTACCCCGGAGACATGGTGTCCACCAACTTCAACAGCTCCTGCCGGATCACCTTCTTCGACGGCACGGTGTACGACGTCAAGCCCAACTCCATGATCTACATCCAGGAGTCGCACGAGGACAGCGCGACGTCCCGCAAGTCCGTCAGCGTCGAGCTTTCCAAGGGCGGTGTCGATCTCTCCACCTCGGAGACCACGGAATCGAAGTCGAAACTGCAGACCAAGAACACCGTCGCCGACATGGGCCCGAACACGGTGGCCCAGGCGAACCTGAGCGGGGACAACGCGGAGACGCAGGTCAAGATCTTCCAGGGGCGTGCGCGCGTCGCCACCCGCGACGGGAAGCAGGTCCTGGACCTCTCGCGGGGCGAGCAGGCGTCCGTCAGGGGGGCGAAGATCGACAAGTTGCCGCTCCCCCCGAGCCCGCAACTGGTCGAGCCCCAGAACACGGAGATTCTCACCGCCACCCGCCCCGAGAAGTTCACGGTGCTGCTCCGCTGGAAATCCCCCGTCCCCAACCTCCGCTTCAAGGTCTTCGTGGCCACCGACCCCTTCTTCAATTCCTTCGTGCACTTCGAAGAAATCCCGGGCAAGGAGTACTGCCTGCTCAAGGGTCTCCCGTTCGGCACCTATTACTGGAAGGTCATCCCCGTCAACGCCGCGGGGCTCGAAGGCGGGTCCCAGGTCACAAGCTCCTTCAAGATCCGGCCCAAGGCCAGCGATGCCGACAGCAAGGTCCGGTTCGACATCCTGTCGGTGGACGTCTACGGCGCGACCATCCTCATCCGCGGGAGAACCGAGCCCTACTACCAGCTGCTGATCAACAACAAGCTGGTGATGGTGGACAGGGAAGGAAAGTTCAACCACTACGTCGAGGACTTCGACCCCGGCGCCGAGGCGGTCATCCTCCGCATTCAACTGAAGAACGAGTCGGGCATCCTCAAGGAATTTCTCCGGAAGATCCCGCTGAGATAG
- a CDS encoding OsmC family protein yields the protein MEILVTFPGGWRVDARFGPHTIASDQPVDRGGEDTAPPPFEAFLASIGNCAGGYVLGFCRKRGIPAEDIQIVQKVSLDPETGMVTDLVLEIQVPASFPERYHGALVRAVDQCKVKKHLENPFPMSATTSVRQG from the coding sequence ATGGAAATCCTCGTGACCTTCCCTGGCGGGTGGCGGGTCGACGCCCGATTCGGGCCCCACACCATCGCCTCAGACCAGCCGGTCGATCGCGGCGGAGAGGACACCGCCCCCCCGCCCTTCGAGGCGTTCCTCGCATCCATCGGCAATTGCGCGGGAGGGTACGTCCTGGGATTCTGCCGGAAGCGCGGGATCCCCGCGGAGGACATCCAGATCGTCCAGAAGGTATCCCTCGACCCGGAGACGGGGATGGTGACCGACCTGGTCCTGGAGATCCAGGTCCCGGCGTCCTTCCCCGAACGTTACCACGGCGCTCTTGTCCGGGCGGTGGACCAGTGCAAGGTGAAGAAGCACCTGGAGAACCCCTTTCCCATGTCCGCGACGACCAGCGTGCGCCAGGGATGA
- the cax gene encoding calcium/proton exchanger, with protein MSKRWVPTLDWLLVLVPVTIGAHFLYPLEHTLIFFLAALAIIPLAGLMGKSTETLADHTGEAVGGLLNATFGNAAELIIALAALQKGLHDVVKASITGSIIGNILLVLGAAFLVGGIRHKEQRFNAAGARSQATMLTLAAIALVLPAAYHHLGGREALLHEGGMSREISVILLATYGLGLLFSLRTHKHLFTGHCEKAHPREHTSQSRRALLRSLAVLAVATILTAWISEILVGSIEHAAHALGMTGVFVGVIVVAVIGNAAEHSTAVIAAQKDRMDLSLTIAQGSSIQIALFVAPLIVVLSTFVGPRTMDLVFTIPEVLAVVVSVYIVGQVTSDGESNWLEGVQLLSVYAILALVFYFLPAH; from the coding sequence ATGTCCAAGCGCTGGGTCCCGACCCTCGACTGGCTGCTGGTCCTGGTTCCGGTCACCATCGGGGCGCACTTCCTGTACCCCCTCGAGCACACCCTGATCTTCTTCCTCGCGGCCCTCGCCATCATCCCCCTCGCCGGGTTGATGGGCAAGTCGACGGAGACCCTCGCCGACCACACGGGGGAGGCCGTGGGCGGTCTCCTCAACGCCACCTTCGGCAACGCGGCCGAGTTGATCATCGCCCTGGCGGCCCTCCAGAAGGGCCTTCACGACGTCGTGAAGGCTTCCATCACCGGGTCCATCATCGGGAACATCCTTCTGGTCCTGGGCGCCGCGTTCCTGGTGGGCGGGATCCGGCACAAGGAGCAGCGGTTCAACGCCGCCGGGGCCCGCAGCCAGGCCACCATGCTCACCCTCGCCGCCATCGCCCTGGTGCTGCCGGCGGCGTACCACCACCTCGGGGGGCGGGAGGCCCTCCTGCACGAGGGCGGCATGAGCCGGGAGATCTCCGTCATCCTTCTGGCCACGTACGGCCTGGGGCTCCTCTTCTCCCTGCGGACGCACAAGCACCTCTTCACCGGCCACTGTGAGAAGGCCCACCCCAGGGAACACACTTCCCAGTCGCGACGCGCCCTCCTCCGCTCCCTCGCGGTGCTCGCCGTCGCCACCATCCTGACGGCCTGGATCAGCGAGATCCTGGTGGGTTCCATCGAGCACGCGGCCCACGCCCTCGGCATGACCGGGGTGTTCGTCGGCGTCATCGTCGTGGCGGTGATCGGCAACGCCGCGGAACACAGCACGGCGGTCATCGCCGCACAGAAGGACCGCATGGACCTCAGCCTGACCATCGCCCAGGGAAGCTCCATCCAGATCGCCCTGTTCGTGGCCCCGCTCATCGTCGTCCTGAGCACCTTCGTCGGTCCCCGGACCATGGACCTCGTCTTTACCATCCCCGAGGTGCTCGCCGTGGTCGTGTCCGTCTACATCGTCGGCCAGGTCACCTCCGACGGGGAGTCCAACTGGCTGGAAGGCGTCCAACTCCTCTCCGTCTACGCGATCCTGGCCCTGGTCTTCTACTTCCTTCCCGCCCATTGA
- a CDS encoding asparaginase, producing MSVRRIHMLLTGGTIEKVYDEVRGGIDNLEGRIDFYFPRLRLPYVRIIPRRVMNIDSLGMTDEHRAEIVAYLRSILPDGLPVVITHGTDTMVETGKYIRARLPEVTVPIVLTGAMLPLVVENSDGLQNLAESIFATRFLAPDVYIVFHNECYTMDDVRKNREKKTFEKPSECGGA from the coding sequence ATGTCCGTAAGAAGAATTCACATGCTGCTGACCGGCGGGACCATCGAGAAAGTCTACGACGAGGTCCGCGGCGGCATCGACAATCTGGAGGGGCGCATCGATTTTTACTTCCCCCGGTTGCGTCTCCCGTACGTCCGGATCATCCCGCGCCGGGTCATGAACATCGACAGCCTGGGCATGACCGACGAACACCGGGCCGAGATCGTGGCCTACCTCCGGTCCATCCTCCCCGACGGCCTGCCGGTGGTCATCACCCACGGCACGGACACCATGGTGGAAACCGGGAAGTACATCCGGGCCCGGCTGCCCGAGGTCACCGTCCCCATCGTGCTGACGGGCGCCATGCTGCCGCTGGTGGTGGAAAACAGCGACGGGCTCCAGAACCTGGCGGAGAGCATCTTTGCCACCCGCTTCCTGGCCCCCGACGTCTACATCGTCTTCCACAACGAGTGCTACACCATGGACGACGTCCGGAAGAACCGGGAGAAGAAGACCTTCGAGAAGCCCTCGGAATGCGGCGGCGCCTGA
- a CDS encoding class I SAM-dependent methyltransferase: MGSPPCPVCRSTRTRFRLRNRDFLFRTTDRYHDLFRCGDCGAGFLHPQPSDAELQAAYPSPYWWVTERASRSLSARLETLYRETVLRHHVRVARSAMPTPPGPLLDVGCGSGTFLHVFRRRTGIAGVGLETSPDAARCARERYGIDVRAGELLETGYPGNTFSLITMFHVLEHLRDPVEGLSHLRPWLAPGGRLLLQVPNLDSLQFRLFGKRWTGIDIPRHLTGFTPAALERCLRRAGMRLVRLRHWSWRDDPAAAVSSLFPGLDPVALQIRRNIRFALPRKFLYLVLVAAATPPAFLEAASGKGATMFATAEKAD; the protein is encoded by the coding sequence ATGGGGAGCCCCCCCTGCCCCGTCTGCCGATCGACGCGAACCCGGTTCCGGCTCCGAAACCGGGATTTTCTCTTCCGCACGACCGACCGGTATCACGATCTCTTCCGCTGCGGGGACTGCGGGGCCGGCTTCCTCCACCCGCAACCCTCCGACGCCGAACTGCAAGCCGCCTACCCGTCCCCCTACTGGTGGGTCACCGAGCGGGCTTCCCGCTCCCTGTCCGCCCGACTGGAGACCCTCTACCGGGAAACCGTGCTCCGGCACCACGTCCGCGTGGCGCGCTCCGCCATGCCCACGCCCCCCGGCCCGCTCCTGGACGTCGGGTGCGGCAGCGGGACCTTTCTCCACGTGTTCCGCCGGCGGACCGGCATCGCGGGGGTCGGCCTCGAAACGTCCCCGGACGCCGCGCGCTGCGCCCGGGAGCGTTACGGCATCGACGTCCGCGCGGGGGAACTCCTGGAGACCGGCTACCCCGGGAACACCTTTTCCCTGATCACGATGTTCCACGTGCTCGAGCACCTGCGGGACCCCGTGGAGGGACTTTCACACCTGCGGCCCTGGCTGGCCCCCGGGGGCCGTCTCCTGCTGCAGGTCCCCAACCTCGACAGCCTCCAGTTCAGGCTTTTCGGGAAGCGCTGGACCGGCATCGACATCCCCCGGCACCTCACCGGTTTCACGCCCGCCGCCCTGGAGCGTTGCCTGCGTCGGGCCGGGATGCGGCTGGTCCGGCTGCGCCACTGGTCGTGGCGGGACGACCCCGCCGCCGCGGTCTCCTCCCTCTTCCCCGGGCTGGACCCGGTCGCCCTTCAGATTCGCCGCAACATTCGGTTTGCCTTGCCGAGGAAATTCCTTTATCTTGTGCTTGTCGCCGCCGCGACTCCGCCCGCCTTCCTGGAGGCCGCCTCGGGTAAGGGGGCCACGATGTTCGCCACGGCTGAAAAAGCAGACTGA
- a CDS encoding glycosyltransferase family 2 protein, producing MYKGNKITIVIPCLNEEEGIARVLEQIPAFIDEVVVVDNDSTDRTAEIAASMGATVIHENIRGYGRAYKTGLANAKGDIIVTMDGDHSYPLDAVSYLIEALLRSGVRFVSGSRFPIQQKGAMSFKHRFGNIVLSTFMTLLYFRWIRDSQSGMWIFYRDALAKMSLKSDLMAFSEEIKIEAIRRRDIGFKEIPISFTNRKGEIKLQPWRDGFRNLFFLLRKRFRP from the coding sequence ATGTACAAAGGGAACAAGATCACCATCGTCATCCCCTGCCTGAACGAGGAGGAAGGGATCGCCCGGGTCCTCGAGCAGATCCCCGCCTTCATCGACGAGGTCGTCGTGGTGGACAACGACTCCACCGACCGCACCGCCGAGATCGCCGCCTCCATGGGGGCCACCGTGATCCACGAGAACATCCGGGGGTACGGGCGCGCCTACAAGACCGGCCTCGCAAACGCCAAGGGAGACATCATCGTCACCATGGACGGGGACCACTCCTACCCCCTGGACGCCGTGTCCTACCTCATCGAAGCCCTGCTCCGTTCGGGCGTCCGTTTCGTCTCGGGTTCCCGCTTCCCGATCCAGCAGAAGGGCGCCATGTCGTTCAAGCACCGCTTCGGGAACATCGTCCTGAGCACCTTCATGACCCTCCTGTACTTCCGCTGGATTCGCGACTCCCAGTCCGGCATGTGGATCTTCTACCGCGACGCCCTGGCAAAGATGAGCCTCAAGAGCGACCTGATGGCCTTCTCGGAGGAGATCAAGATCGAGGCCATCCGGCGGAGGGACATCGGTTTCAAGGAAATCCCCATCAGCTTCACCAACCGCAAGGGGGAGATCAAGCTGCAGCCCTGGCGGGACGGTTTCCGCAACCTGTTCTTCCTGCTCCGGAAGCGGTTCCGGCCCTGA